TTCGGGCGTGTCCACGACCGGCCAGTTCTCATAGACGCCGCTGGTGATGAAGTAGAACGGCAGGATCAGCCAGCCCAGCACCAGCACGGCGAGCAGCCAGCCCCACTGCCAGCGGTTCCAGCGCCGATGCGCCCGCCACGGGAACGAGATGGCTCGATCGCGGAATGCGAACCGCGACAGGAGGTAGGGAACGAGCACCGCTCCCCCGAGCGCGAGCGTGAAGCGCAGCATCGCGAGGTTGTCGAGCTGCGCCTCGAGCGAGATGGCGTGCACGATCAGCATGCCGAGCGCGATCAGTGCGAGATCCCGGGTGAGCGACGGCATCCGCTTCTGCCCGATCTCCCACGTCGGCCGGCTTCCGACCGAGACGGTGACGGTCCGCGGCGCGCCCCGATCCACCAGCGCGGCCGATCCGACACCGACGGCGATCAGCGCCCAGCCGACCCAGGTCCAGCCGAGCACGAAGAACGCGGGCGCCGCCAGGCACACGAGCACGGCGGGGCCGAGCCGGCGCCAGGCTGCGGAGGTCACCCCCGCGGAACCCTGCGGTAGGCGAGGTCTCGGATGTCGCGACCCTTGGTGATGCCCTTGCGTTCGAACGCGGTCATCACGCGCCCGTCGAAGCGCTCGGCCCACTCGCCGTCGAAGGCGCGCTCGAACTCCGGCGCGTCATCGAGCACCTCGCGCATCTGCAGCGCGTAGTCCTCCCAGTCGGTGGCGAGGCGAAGCACCCCGCCATCGGCCAGTGCGCGCGCAGCCGTCTCGGGGAAGCCCGGACGAACCAGCCGTCGCTTGGTGTGGCGCTTCTTGTGCCACGGGTCGGGGAAGAAGATCCAGACCTCGGATGCCGCAGCCTCCGGCAGCAGCGTGGAGAGCACCTCGGGCGCGTTGGCCTCCACGAGGCGCAGGTTGCGCGCATCGGCCTTGTCTGCATCCAACATGGTGCGCGCGAGACCGGCTCGGAAGACCTCGACGGCCAGGAAGTCGGTGTCAGGATTCGCTGTGGCCGCGGCGATGATCGCGTGTCCCTGCCCGGAACCGATCTCCACGGTCAGCGGCGCGGTGCGTCCGTAGACGGATGCCGGCTCCAGCCGGGCTTCCGGGTGCACCGAGGTGAAGGCGACGTCGCGGGCGACGTCGAACAGGTAGAAGGGTGCGAGTTCTTCGAAGGCCCGCTCCTGAGCCTCGGACATGCGGCCGCTGCGGCGCACGAAGGAGACCGGTTCTTCACGGAAGGTGCGGGGTTCTGACATCCCTCCAGGGTATCCGCGGGATCTGCCGCTCATGAGACGGGATCCGTGACGAAGTCGATGAGCTCTTCGACCCGGCCGAGCAGCGACGGCTCCAGGTCGCGGAAGGTCGTCACGCGGGAGAGGATGCGCTGCCAGGCGCGGGCGATGTCGGCCTGTTCCTCGGCGGGCCAGCCGAACGCCCGGCAGATGCCCGTCTTCCAATCCGTGCCGCGCGGGATCTGCGGCCAGGCACGAATGCCCATCGCCGACGGCGTCACGCACTGCCAGACATCGATGAAGGGGTGGCCCACGATCTTCAGGTGCGCCCCGTGCGGGCCGCGCAGGATCTGCTCGACCATCCGGGTCTCCTTGGAGCCGGGCACGAGGTGATCGACCAGCACGCCGTAGCGGCGCTCGGCGCTCGGCGGCGCCTCCGTGAGCAGATCCTCCAGCAGGTCGATGCCCTGCAGGTACTCCACCACGACGCCCTCGACCCGCAGGTCGGCGCCCCACACCTTCTCGACGAGCTCGGCGTCGTGCCGACCCTCGACGAGGATGCGACTGGGCAACGCGACCTTCGCGCGGTCGTCGGCGACGGTGAAGGAACCGGATGCGGTGCGCCGCGTGCCCTGTGGCTTCGCTGCGGGCACGACCAGACGGACAGGCTTGCCCTCGACGAGGAAACCGCCGCCGAGCGGGAAGCTGCGCCGGCGCCCCTTCCAGTCCTCCAGCTCGACCAGTCCGGACTCCACGCGGGTGATCGCGCCGCAGTAGCCGTCTTCGGCGACCTCGACGACGAGATCCATCTCGGCGGGCACGTCGCTCGCCTTCACGGTTCCGCGATCCCGCCATCCTGCCGCGAGCACATCGCCGCCGTACCTGTCGTCCATGCCCTCCAGCGTATGTGCCTCCGCTACGGGCGAACGGTGAAGGCCGTTCGGATGCTGTCGCGTGTCGGCCTCAATGCATAGACTCGTGCCATGGGGAGCGGCTGCCGGTCGGAGGGATCACTATGAGGAATCGGTGGCTGGCCATGGCCGCGATCGTGCTGGGCACGATCCTGGGCGGGCTCTCTCTGAGCGCGGCGTCCGCGACGGCTCCCGGGCCGCTCGACGGACCCATCACCGACCACAGCGATGTCGTCTCCGCCGCGGACCGCGAGCAGGCCGAGAGCACGCTCGCGAAGCTGCGCTCCGAGGCCGGCATCGACCTCTTCTTCGTGATGATCCCCCAGTACACCGACCCTTCGGTGATGGAGGACTGGACCACGGCGACCGCCCAGGGCAATGGCTTCCGCGCTGATCAGTATCTGATCTCGGTCGCCACCGAGGGTCGCACGTACACGATGTACCGTCCCGATGACGGTCGCATGAGCACCTCCGAGCGCGACGACATCCTGTCCGCGATGCGCCCCGACCTCTCGGACAGCGACTTCAGCCATGCCGTCGTCGCCGGCGCCGACGAGGCGTACGACATCTACGTGCTGGCACCCCAGCGCGCCGCACAGGGATGGATGGTGTTCGGCATCATCGTCGTGATCGCGGTCATCGTGATCGTGTCCGTACTGCTGGTGCGCCGAGCACGCAAGCGCGCCGCGGAGAACGCGAAGCGCCAGGCGGCCCTCGCCCAGACCTCGCAGCAGGCCAGCATCGCGCTCGTGCGCACCGACGACCTCGTCCGCACCAGCGAGCAGGAGATGGAGTACGCCCGCGCGCAGTTCGGCGACGACGTGATCGGCGAGTTCGTCACCGCTCTCGAGACGTCGCGCAAGAACCTCGACGAGGCGTTCTCCCTGCAGCAGAAACTCGACGACGAGATCCCCGACACCGATCAGCAGAAGCAGGAGTGGTACGACCGCATCCTGCAGCTGTGCTCGGAGTCCACGCAGGTGCTCGAAGAACGCAAGGCCGACTTCGACGAACTGCGCAAGCTGGAGCAGAACGCGCCTGCCGCACTGGAGAACGTCCGGCAGCTGCGCGCTGCGGCCGGTGCCGAGGTCGACCGGGCAGATCAGATCCTCGCCGCGCTCACCTCGAGCTATGCCGCGGACGCGTACTCGTCGGTCAGCGAGAATCCCGCTCAGGCACGCTCGCGCATCTCGTTCACCGACACGCAGATCCAGGCCGCCGAGCAGGCGCTGGCAGCCGGCAGCACCGGCGACGCCGCCGTCGCGGTACGCGCCGCCGAAGGCGCCGTGCAGCAGGCGACTCAACTCGAGGATGCCGTCGAGAAGCTGCAGAACGATCTCAACGCCGCAGAGACCCGCGCGAAGGCGCTGATCGCCGATCTGAGCACCGATGTGCAGACCGCCCAGGCGCTGCCTGACGCGCAGGGCGCAGTCGCCCAGGCCGTATCCGCCACGCAGCAGGGCGTCCAGCAGGCACAGGGCGTGCTCGCGTCGACCGGGCGCGACCCGATCGCCGCGCTGCGCATCCTCGAGGCGGCGAACACTTCGATCGACGCCGTCATCGCCCATGTGCGCGACGAGCAGGCGAAGATCGAGCACGCGCGCAGCATGCTCGCGGATGCCGTCCAGCGCGCCGACATCCAGATCTCCACCGCCGAGCAGTTCATCCAGAACAACCGCGGCGGCGTCTCCTCCCCGGCACGCACCCGCCTGTCCCAGGCGCAGGCCGCGGTGACGGAGGCGCGTCGTATCGCCCAGTCCGACCCGGTGCAGGCGCTCGCGCAGGCTCAGAACGCGGACCGGCTCGCCAGCGACGCACTGCGTCTCGCCCAGAACGATGTCAACAGCTGGGGCGGTGGCGGCTTCGGCGGCGGCGGTCGCGGCAACGACAACCTCGGTGCACTCCTCGGCGGCATCCTCATCGGTCAGGCCACCGGCCGCGGCGGAGGCGGCTGGGGCGGCGGCGGAGGCGGAGGCGGAGGCGGAGGCGGCATCTTCGGCGGTGGCGGGGGCGGCTTCGGCGGCAGCAGCGGCGGAGGCGGATTCTTCGGCGGCGGAGGCAGCGGCGGAGGCGGCTTCTCCGTCGGCGGGTTCGGCGGCGGAGGCGGTGGCTTCGGCGGCAGCAGCGGAGGCGGAGGCGCATTCTGAACCGCGTTCACCTCTGACACCAGACACATTCCTACACACGTCACGACAACCATCCGATAAGAAAAGGAATCACAAATGGCCAAGGAATCCATCTTCGGACGCATCTCCACGCTCGTCCGTGCGAACATCAACTCGCTCCTCGACCAGGCCGAGGACCCGCAGAAGATGATCGATCAGCTCGTCCGCGACTACACGAACAACATCGCGGATGCCGAGTCGGCGATCGCCGAGACGATCGGCAACCTGCGTCTGCTCGAGCGCGACCACGAGGAAGACGTCCGCTCCGCAGGAGAGTGGGGCAACAAGGCACTGGCCGCCAGCCGCAAGGCCGATGAGCTTCGCGGCTCGGGCAGCACCGCGGATGCCGACAAGTTCGACAGCCTCGCCAAGATCGCCCTGCAGCGCCAGATCAGCTCGGAGCGCGAGGCCCGCGCCTCGGAGCCGCAGATCGCGTCGCAGACCGAGATCGTCGACAAGCTCAAGAGCGGCCTGAACGGCATGAAGGACAAGCTCGGCGAGCTCAAGACCAAGCGCAGCGAGCTGCTCGCACGCGCCAAGGTCGCCGAGGCCCAGACCAAGGTGCAGGACGCCATCGGCTCGATCAACGTGCTCGACCCGACCAGCGAGCTCGGTCGTTTCGAGGACAAGATCCGCCGCCAGGAAGCACTCGCCCAGGGCAAGGCGGAGATCGCGGCCTCGTCCCTCGACGCGCAGTTCGAGAGCCTCGAGGACCTCGGCGAGCTCACCGAGGTGGAAGCCCGCCTCGCCGAGCTCAAGTCGGGCAAGCCGCAGGCAGCCATCGAATCAGAGTGATCGGACGGGCGGATGCCGCACTCCGGCATCCGCCCCTCCCTCCTCAGAGCTGGATCCCATGACCCGATTCCTCATCGTCCCGCAGTGGCAGGGCTCCCCTGCCGCCCGCGCCATGCTTCTGGTCGACGGCGCGAACGCGATCGCCGGCGATCTGCCGCGCAAGGACACCACCGTGCTGGACGTGCCCCTCGAAGCCGGCGAGTCGCTGGGCACCGGCGTGCGGCGACTCAGCTCGCTGCTGCGGGTGCGCGACCTGGTCGCTGAGAACATGTCGGATGCCGGTGAGCAGACCGTCCTGATCGGCGGCGACTGCAGCGTGACCGCGTTCGCGCTCTCGGCCGTCGACCACGCGGACACCGCCGTGCTCTGGTGCGATGCGCACCCCGATCTCAACGATCCCTCCACGTCCCCCTCCGGCTCGTTCTCCGGGATGGCCCTGCGCGCGGTTCTCGGAGAGGGCGAGCCTCAGCTGGCGCTCTCCCCGGCGGTTCCCGCCGAGCACGTCGTCCTGCTCGGCGCTCGCAGCATCGACGAGAGCGAGCAGGATCCGCTCTCATCGATCACGACCCTCACCCCCGAGGACGCGCAGGACCCGGATGCCGTCGTCGCAGCGGTGCGCGCCACCGGCGCCACACGGGTCTGGGTGCACATCGACGTCGATGTGATCGACCCTGCGGAATTCGAGGGCGTCTCCGAAGCCGCCCCGTTCGGCGTATCCACCAGTGCGCTGGTGTCGGCGATCAAGCAGGTTCGAGCCGAGTTCCCCCTCGCGGGGGCGACGATCTCGGGATTCGCCCCGCGCAGCCCCGCCCATGCCGTGCAGGACATGGGTGCGATCCTGCGACTCATCGGCGCCGTGGCGTGAACGCCGACTGGCGCGGCGAGGCGGAGCGCATCCTGGTGCGAGGACGTCGCTCGGATCGGCGCATCCCTGCATTCCTGCTGCGTTCGCCGATCAGTCGCCTCGGCTACTGGTGGGGCACTTCGGTCGGCTGGGTGTGGGGGTCGCTCTGGAGCACCGGCCCTGTCGAACGTCGGGGCGGACTGTGGGTGTTCCGTGGTCTTCCGCAGTGGTCGTACGGTCGCGGGGGCGTGTGCGTGGGAGGCTGCTACCTGACCGGTGACATCGAACCGTCCGACGCGGTGCTCCGGCATGAGGCGGTGCACAAGCAGCAGTGGTTGCGATACGGCTTCCTGATGCCGTTCCTCTACCTGTTCGCAGGCCGCGACGCGCTGCGGAATCGCTTCGAGATCGAAGCCGGGCTCGAAGACGGCGGGTACGTCCGCCGCACGTCGCAGCGCTGACGAGGTCGCCGCGGGTCAGTGGACCGGCAGTCCGTATCGTGCAGGCGCGTGGATGGCCGTGGGAGCGACGCCGTGATGCTCGGTGAGGTGATCGACGATGTCGGCGGTGCTGATGAAGCAGCCGAGCAGCGTGGCCTCGGTGCGCAGGGTCGCCTCGGACCCGTCGCACAGCATCTCGTCGGCCCAGGCCGTGGCTGCGCGGGTGAGGATCTCACCGGTCGCGCGGCGGACTCCTCCACGCGTGCGCACCAGCCAGGTGACCGTCATCCGCGGCGGGACCTCGACGACTCCGACGGCGTCCGCGTCGGGCACCTCGATGAAGACCCGGCCGACGGCGCACAGCGGAAGGGTGGCGAGCACCAGCTCCAGCTCGGCGAGAGAATTCTCATCCGCGGTGACGAGGTGCTGCACCAGAGGTCGGCGGGACGCCCTGCGTGCGGCGCGTGTGCCGGCGGCGGTCTCGACGATGCTCATGATGCATCGATCATATCACCGAAGGAAGGGTTGCCTTACCTTCCCTGTCGGCTGAGAGCTCAGTCGATGAGGGCGTTCCGCAGCGCGTCCAGTTCGGCATCCGTCAGTCCGGCGCCCTGAAGATACGCAGCCGCCGAGCCGTGCCGCTGATCGATGTCCGCCAGCAGCGCCGCCATCACGGGCGCAGGCGATTCGGTCGCCAGCTGTATCGCATTGCGCGCGTCGGGCATGTTGGCCCGGAAGTAGGCGATGATCGCCCGATTCCGCTCCGCAGGCAGCTGCGATGCGGTCAATGCATAGTCGGCGATCACCGCATCGCGATCGGCCCCGATCGCGCTCAGCGCGAGAGCGACCGTGACGCCCGTGCGGTCCTTGCCCACCGTGCAGTGCACGAGCGTCGGCTCCCCCGACGCGATCACGCGCACCGCCTCCACCAGTCGCGAGGCGCTGTCGTCGACGAGATGCCGGTACATCCGCTCCAGATCCATGTCCTGCTCGAAGAAGGAGCCGACGGATCCCAGGAACAGCGGGATGTGCGTGGTCGCCACCGACCGCAGTGCGGACGGCTCAGCGCGTACTTCGGTCTCGTCGCGCAGATCCACGACCCGCTGCACGCGCTCTTCGAGCGCGGACGCGCCCGCAGGAGTCAACCGCGCGAGCTGACCCGATCGCAGCAGCGCACCGTGGCGCACGCGCGCGGTTCCGACGGGAATGCCGCCGACATCTCTCAGGTTGCTCACTCCGGGGATGTCGAGAATCGTCACCCCTCCAGCCTAGGACGAGAAGGCGACCGTGCCAGCCGAACAAGAAATGCAGATAGACAAGCGTTGGCAGAAACCGCCAGACCTTCTGCTCATTTAATACGCGGATTACTTCACTTAATGATCCGAGATTTCCTGTGAACCCCATCCGATAGCAGAATATGGCCGTGGCACAAGACACCAGCGAGTTCCGCTACCTGCCCGCGCAGGCCCAGAGGTTCGGCATCCCCGTCCCCTCCGCCCGACGCATCGCGCTGGCTCTTCCCGACGGACGCTCGCTCAGCGCCCTGCACTTCGGCGACGGCGCACCCGAGGTGACCCTGCTGCACGGTGCAGGTCTGAACGCCCACACGTGGGATTCCGTTGCCCTGCTGCTCGGTCGCCCGGCTCTGATGATCGACCTCGCCGGGCACGGCGACTCCTCCTGGCGTGCCGATCTCGACTACTCCCCTGCAGCTCTCGCCGGCGATGTCGTCGCCGCGATCGAGGAGTGGACGGACGAACCGCAGGTGCTGATCGGGCACTCGCTCGGCGGTCTCACCGCGACCGTGGTGGCGGCACGCCATCCGGAACTGGTCGCCGAACTGATCCTCGTCGACATCGTGCCCGGTCTGGACACCGACGCCGCGCCCGCCGTGCTGCGCGAGTTCTATCAGGTGACGGAGTTCGACTCCCGCGACGACGTCGTCGCCCGCGCCGAGAAGTTCGGCTTCGGCGGCGCGCGCGAGGACACCGAGCGCGGAGTCTTCTTCAACACACGCGTGCGCGAGGACGGCCGCATCGAGTGGAAGCACCACTTCGCCCAGATCATCGGCCACGCCTTCGACGCGTTGAACGCCGCGAAGCGAGCATCCACCGCTGCGGACCTGTGGTCGGACATCACCGGGGTGACCGCTCCCCTCACGCTCGTCCGCGGCTCGCACGGGTTCCTTCAGGATGCCGACGTCGCGGAGTTCTCCCGGCAGGTGCCCTCGGCGACCGTCACCACCGTCGACGCCGGCCACAACATCCAGGAGACCGACCCGGCCTCGCTGGCATCCCTCGCAGCCGATGCACTGAGCCGCACCTCCCGCTGACCGCAACTCGAACTGACCCCTCCACCGCTGACCCGAGTGGGATCCATCTCCGAGAGGACACGACGTGTCTACTTCAACAACCGCACGCCGATCAGCCCGTCTGGCCGCGATCGGGCTCCTCGCCGTCGGCGCTCTCGTGCTGAGCGCCTGCGGCGGCTCGCCGGAGCCTGTCTCGACGTCGCCCGGCAAAGCCGACCCGAACGCGGACCTCACGGTCGGCCTGGTACTCGAGCCGACCAACCTCGACATCCGCCACACCAGCGGTGCCGCGCTCGAGCAGGTCCTCGTCGACAACATCTATGAGGGTCTGGTCACGCGCACGCAGGACAACAAGGTCGAGGACCGCCTGGCCGCGTCTCACGAGATCTCCCCCGACGGGCTCACCTACACGTTCACGCTCAACGACGGCATCAGCTTCCACGACGGTACCGCGCTCACCTCGGCCGACGTCGTCGCCTCGTACCAGACCGTGAAGACGGATGCCAGCGTGCAGGGCAACACCGAGTTCGCCGGCGTCGCCGCCATCAGCGCACCCGACGCCGAGACCGTGCAGATCACGCTGACCAAGCCGGACCAGAACTTCCTGTTCAACCTGACCGGCCCGGCGGGACTCGTCTTCAAGACCGGCGACAAGACCGACCTGAAGACCGCCGAGAACGGCACAGGGCCGTTCACCCTGCAGCGCTGGGCCAAGGGCAGCTCGATCGCCTTCACCCGCTACGACGAGTACTGGGGCAAGAAGGCGCAGCTCGCGCAGGTGACCTTCCAGTACATCCCCGACTTCACCGCCGGGGTCAACGCCGCTCTCGACGGCTCGATCGACGTCCTCACCGCTGTGGACCCGAACCTCGTCTCGCAGCTGAAGGACTCCGGTGACTTCGCGATCACCACCGGGCGCACCACCGACAAGGCGACCCTCGCGTTCAACAACGCCAAGGCTCCGCTGAACGACGCGCGCGTGCGCAAGGCGCTGCGTCTGGCGATCGACCACGAGGCGCTGGTCGAGGCCGTGGGTGCGGGCGAGACGCTGTACGGACCGATCCCCTCGCTGGACCCCGGCTACGAGGATCTGTCCGAGCTCGTCCCCTTCGACCCGGCCGAGGCGAAGAAGCTGCTCAAGGAAGCCGGGCAGGAGAAGCTCGACCTGACCCTCACCATCCCGTCCTTCTACGGGACCACCGTGGCGCAGGTGCTGGTCTCGGACTTCGCGAAGGTCGGCGTCTCCCTCGAGGTGAACCGCGTCGAATTCGCGACCTGGCTCGAGGACGTCTACACCAACCACGACTACGAGCTCAGCTTCGTGCTGCACGTCGAGCCCCGCGACTTCGGCAACTGGGCGAACCCGGACTACTACTTCGGCTACGACAACCCCGAGGTGCAGGACCTGTATGCGCAGTCGCAGGCCGAGCTGGACCCCGCGAAGTCGGCGGACCTGCTCAAGCAGGCCGCACGCATCGTGTCCGAGGACGACGCCGCCGACTGGCTGTACAACGGCGCCACGCTGACCGCGCACATTCCGGGCGTCTCCGGGTTCCCGAAGGACTCGATCAACTCGCGCATCGACCTCTCCGGCGTCACCAAGACCGCCGACTGACGCATGCTCCGATACGCGCTCACACGGGGGGCCCTGCTGATCGCAGGGCTCCTCGTGTCGAGCGTGATCATCTTCCTCACACTGCGGGTCTTCCCCGGCGACGTCGCACAGCTGATCGCGGGCACCCAGGCCAGTCCGGAGACCGTCGCGGCGCTGCGGGAGTCACTCGGGCTGAACAAGCCTCTGCCCGTGCAGTACGGAGCCTGGATCGGGGGCATCCTGCACGGCGACCTCGGCACCTCCCAGCTCAGCGGCGCCTCGGTCGGCGCCGAGCTCGTCGAGAAGGCCCGGGTGACGGTGCCGCTGGGCATCATGGCTCTCACGATCGCCCTGCTCATCGCCGTGCCGTTCGGCATCCTGTCCGCGGTGATGCGCGGACGCTCCGGGGGCACGTCGCTGAACGTGGCCGCGCAGACCATCGCCGCGGTGCCGGTCATCTGGGCCGGGATGATGCTGGTGGTCGTCTTCGCCCAGTGGCTGGGCTGGCTGCCCGCCCAGGGCTTCCCGCGCACGGGCTGGACCACGCCCCTCAAGGCGTTCGAGTCGCTGCTGCTGCCCGCACTGACCATCGGGATCGTCGAGGGCGCGATGCTGCTGCGCTTCGTGCGCAGCGCCACGATGCAGGCGGCCGGTCAGGACTTCGTGCGCACGGCCGCGGCCAAGGGGCTGACCCGCCGTCAGGCACTCATCCGGCATGGCATCCCCGCCGTCGGACTCTCGATCGTGACGGTCCTGGGTCTGCAGGTGGCAGGCATCATCGTCGGCTCGGTCGTCATCGAACAGCTCTTCACGCTTCCCGGCATCGGGCGGATGCTGGTCGCCGACGTCGGCACGCGCGACCTGGTGAAGGTGCAGAGCGAGCTGCTCGTGCTCACCGGGTTCGTGCTGGTGATCGGATTCATCGTCGACCTGGTGCACCACACCGTCGACCCGAGACAGCGCGCGGAGGTCGACTGATGCCCCACTGGCTGCGCGCACTGCTCTCCTCCGGCCCGGGCCGATTCGGGGTCATCGTGGTGCTGCTGATCGCACTCACCGCGGTGGTGTCGCTGTTCTGGACGCCGTTCGACCCGATGCTCTCCGACATCCGCGGGCGCTGGGCCGAGCCCGGCTGGCCGCACCTCCTCGGCACCGACGGCACGGGCCGCGACATCCTCAGCCTCGTGATGGCGGGAGCCCGCACGACGGTGTTCGTCGCGGTGGGCGCCGGCATCGTCGCGACCCTCGTCGGCATCGCGCTGGCCGCGCTCGGCGCGCTGACGGCGCGATGGATGCGCGAGACGGTGGCCGTGCTCGTCGACATCCTGATCGCGTTCCCCGTGCTGATGATCGCCATGATGATCTCGGCTGTGTGGGGCGGGTCGCTCTGGGTCGTGGTGTTCTCGGTGGGGATCGGCTTCGGCG
Above is a genomic segment from Microbacterium sp. W4I4 containing:
- a CDS encoding ABC transporter permease, with amino-acid sequence MLRYALTRGALLIAGLLVSSVIIFLTLRVFPGDVAQLIAGTQASPETVAALRESLGLNKPLPVQYGAWIGGILHGDLGTSQLSGASVGAELVEKARVTVPLGIMALTIALLIAVPFGILSAVMRGRSGGTSLNVAAQTIAAVPVIWAGMMLVVVFAQWLGWLPAQGFPRTGWTTPLKAFESLLLPALTIGIVEGAMLLRFVRSATMQAAGQDFVRTAAAKGLTRRQALIRHGIPAVGLSIVTVLGLQVAGIIVGSVVIEQLFTLPGIGRMLVADVGTRDLVKVQSELLVLTGFVLVIGFIVDLVHHTVDPRQRAEVD
- a CDS encoding ABC transporter permease, producing MPHWLRALLSSGPGRFGVIVVLLIALTAVVSLFWTPFDPMLSDIRGRWAEPGWPHLLGTDGTGRDILSLVMAGARTTVFVAVGAGIVATLVGIALAALGALTARWMRETVAVLVDILIAFPVLMIAMMISAVWGGSLWVVVFSVGIGFGVSIARVTRPELRRVQQSDFVVAGRANGLTTGQNLVRHLLPNVAPVFIVQLSWSMAVAVLAEAGLSYLGFGATLTEASWGTLLADLQRYIGVHPLTVVWPGLAITITVLGLNLLGDALREATDPTLSRHGTAEIHEPVVVA